The nucleotide window AAATTTAAAAATGAAAAAACACTGAACATCGGTGAACTAAAGCACCTTATCGAGATTGATTCAGAAAAAATAACAGACCCAAAAGAAAGACCCAAGAAACTAGTATTGGACCTAGAAAGAGTGAGGGAAAAAATAGGGGACTTCAAAAACGACATTGAAGAAATCGAAGTGTATATGGATAAAAATGTAGAACTAAAAAACTTCTTCGATGAATCTAACGAAATATCAATCAAAGAAAAACCCTTCAGCGACCTATAAATACAGTAAAAGAGGGACCCACAGATGGAGCTAATAACGCTTGAGATTGAAAGCCGTTTCGGATCTTTTACAAAACCAACCTCAACAACAGGCGGGCTATTAACCTACAAAATACCTCCAAAACCAACAATAAAAGGAATAATAGGAGCCATATCAGGATTCAGCTTTAAAGAAACCCATAAATACTTTAAAAACTTAAAAGTTGGAGTTAAACCTATTTCAGAGATAAAAACTAAAACAACCACATTCAACAGCCATTATGGAAACCCAAGGGGCCGAATGGTAAACATCAAACAAGAAGTATTGATCGAACCACATTACCAAATATTCATAGATTTCTCAAAAATAAGAAAAAATGAAAAAGCTATCAAAAAAATAACCAAAAACTTCAAAGAAACATTTAATAGCCCCCCCAATTCACTCTATGAAGCAATCAACAAGATATGCCAAGCTAAAAAGACATACTACTTTCCATATATGGGTAGAAACAACTTTCCTTTAGAATTTAACTCACTCAATATAGACCTCGAAAGGATAGATAAACCAATCAATGAAGAAATGAAAACAAACTCAGTAATACCAAAAGAAATCTGCAGTGACTTTAGAATTCAAGAAATACAAAAAGAAACAGGGGATTTCGGGCTTAATCTCTCCCTTCCCCAAAACCTAAAGATACATATATTAAAAGACCTGCCGATCGACCAAAAAATCAATAGAGAATATAGTGAACTAAAAGATTTCATATTAGCTCCACCCTCAGAAAACATAGAACTAAACATCAAACCAAAACAACCACAAAAACGATATAACTTTCTCAAAACACCTAAAAACAAGCTAATAACCCTATATTAAAACCACTAAAATGTTCCGAGACATAATAAAAAAAGGAGTTATAAAAATCGATGGTTCCGAAAAAAGGCTCATAGCACACAAAGACAAAAACAAAACTGAATACCTAAACGAACACAACAAAAAAACAAAAAAAATATTTAAATATCTCATTGAAACTGAAAACGTATATAAAACACTTTTTAAAGCAATTTCAAATGATTACAATTTAAATTACACAGAAAATGAGTTTAAAAATCTTCTTTTAGAAATGGCAGAATACCACGATATCGGTAAATTAAACCCAAAATTCCAAAAAGAAACGATAAAAAACCCTGAATTCAAAAACTATAAAACACCGAATCTAGCACTAACATCAGAACATTCTGAAATCGGATCCTTATTTTTTTCAGCTAGATTAATGGAGAAAAATGCAGAAAAAAAACCACCAATACTAGTATTACCATACATCATCAAAGGACACCACACAAGAGTAAGAAGCATTTACGAATCAAGCTTAGGAATAGCCAACACACTAAAAAAGAAAAAAACAGCAACCGGATACCTAAGAGAAATAATTCCTGAAGAAAACAAATTAATTGATCGATATCTTCAGGAAGTAATGGATACATATGGTAATAGGGAACTACGGAGCCAGGTTAAAGAAGATTCATCGGCACTATCATTTTTCTACAACTATATCTACTCAACTCTGATAAGGGCAGATTCAATCGCAACAAATTATGCATACAGCGAAATCAATGAAATAAATCAAGAACTACCAAAATATATCCGTAGAATCACTCCTGAACTTATAAAAAAGATAGAAGAGGGCTATAAGAAAAAACAAACAGAATATGAAGGAAAAATAGAAGAAACTCCATTAAACAAATATAGGAACGAAATGCAAAAAAAAGCTTTTAAATCTCTTGATAAGGGGTTAAAAAAAGGAAATTCAGTTTTCTACCTACAAATGCCGACTGGAGGCGGAAAAACACATACGGCAATAGGCCTCACAATAAAACTCCTCAAAGAAACAAAAGCAAACAGAGTTATATACAACCTACCATACATCAGTTTACTTGAACAAAACCACCAATATTTCCAAGAAATAACTGGACTTGATCAAAAACAATTAAGATCCATCCACTCACTTTCTGATGTACCTACCAATGAAAAAGAAGAAATGGAGAAAATAATTTTCTACGATGACTTCTTTGAATATCCAATGATATGCACAACAATGGTATCATTTTTCAACTCAATAATTAAATTTAATAAATACCAAAAATATCGTTTTGGAGCACTATCAAACTCCATAATAATTCTAGATGAAATACAGACCCTTCCAGTAGAATACTGGCCTGAATTCAACTACTTACTAAATGAAATGGCTGAAAAACTCAATTCATACATTTTAATTATGAGTGCAACAGTTCCTGAACTATATAATCTGAAACATACAAAATCTATGGCCCCAGAATTCAAGAAAGACTGCCACCATCTAATTAAAAATCCAGAAAAATACTATGCAAAATTTAAGAGAAACAAAATCAAAAACAAAAAATTCGAAGAAATACAAATAGACAAAAACGGATTTGAAAAACTATCAAAATCAGTGATAGATAAATATCTAAAAGAAATCGAGGAACATGGAAATAATGGCCTAGTAGTAGTAAACACAATTCAAACATCAAAAAACCTATATGAACAGCTTCAAAACGACCTAAAGAAAATAGAAACCCCAACAAGCTGTCTATTACTAAATTCCACAATATTAACGAGTCAAAAGAAAGAGATCTTAAATAAAATCCAATCTAACAACAAAGAAAACATATTACTCATAAGTACACAGACCATTGAAGCA belongs to Methanonatronarchaeum sp. AMET-Sl and includes:
- the cas5 gene encoding CRISPR-associated protein Cas5 — its product is MELITLEIESRFGSFTKPTSTTGGLLTYKIPPKPTIKGIIGAISGFSFKETHKYFKNLKVGVKPISEIKTKTTTFNSHYGNPRGRMVNIKQEVLIEPHYQIFIDFSKIRKNEKAIKKITKNFKETFNSPPNSLYEAINKICQAKKTYYFPYMGRNNFPLEFNSLNIDLERIDKPINEEMKTNSVIPKEICSDFRIQEIQKETGDFGLNLSLPQNLKIHILKDLPIDQKINREYSELKDFILAPPSENIELNIKPKQPQKRYNFLKTPKNKLITLY
- the cas3 gene encoding CRISPR-associated helicase Cas3', which codes for MFRDIIKKGVIKIDGSEKRLIAHKDKNKTEYLNEHNKKTKKIFKYLIETENVYKTLFKAISNDYNLNYTENEFKNLLLEMAEYHDIGKLNPKFQKETIKNPEFKNYKTPNLALTSEHSEIGSLFFSARLMEKNAEKKPPILVLPYIIKGHHTRVRSIYESSLGIANTLKKKKTATGYLREIIPEENKLIDRYLQEVMDTYGNRELRSQVKEDSSALSFFYNYIYSTLIRADSIATNYAYSEINEINQELPKYIRRITPELIKKIEEGYKKKQTEYEGKIEETPLNKYRNEMQKKAFKSLDKGLKKGNSVFYLQMPTGGGKTHTAIGLTIKLLKETKANRVIYNLPYISLLEQNHQYFQEITGLDQKQLRSIHSLSDVPTNEKEEMEKIIFYDDFFEYPMICTTMVSFFNSIIKFNKYQKYRFGALSNSIIILDEIQTLPVEYWPEFNYLLNEMAEKLNSYILIMSATVPELYNLKHTKSMAPEFKKDCHHLIKNPEKYYAKFKRNKIKNKKFEEIQIDKNGFEKLSKSVIDKYLKEIEEHGNNGLVVVNTIQTSKNLYEQLQNDLKKIETPTSCLLLNSTILTSQKKEILNKIQSNNKENILLISTQTIEAGLDVSFDFVIRDFAILESIEQVRGRCNRNKEKPSGNVYLLKNIKNQTEAKYIYPKWRLKETEKILKQTNFSYNHKDIKKYYKNTINTINQEISKETKLTSAKNNRNWNKIKFEEKNSPKNKNKDVFHIDIIEENQNTYDFYIETEIKKEAFTEKELEYIQNKLKIPIKNQVNGSEIIEKYIEKIKKQKENYTEKKILKKQFKSIINKFTVSAAIPNIETEINQTLKKIGPYHKIPKHLIGEETHHLYSKTKGLNKKYFSKTDEPENKII